A single genomic interval of Aegicerativicinus sediminis harbors:
- a CDS encoding beta-ketoacyl-[acyl-carrier-protein] synthase family protein has protein sequence MKAVFLSYNNIISPLGFTSEEVVNAIEKNETGLKEHKRFNNLKFPITSAIISNSKLNDQFQGYFNPRNFTKLEKAMVLSVKSVLDQSNIEITDRLGLIISTTKGNIDVLDNTSSFSEERVYLWKLGEIITEQLALKNEPIILSNACISGLASLLAAKRLIENSVYDDIIVVAGDLVTPFVLTGFNSFQALAPNICKPYSQDRCGINLGEAACAALVTSKTSNLTNEALEIISGASLNDANHISGPSRTGEGLYRSVKSALKTANESIGPIDYISAHGTATEFNDEMEAIAFNRLGLQKVPLNSLKGYFGHTLGASGLLETIVGMHSLNRNMLYETHGFSSIGLSKSLNVISETKKEKLTTMLKTSSGFGGCNAAVIFKKYNT, from the coding sequence ATGAAAGCGGTATTCCTATCATATAATAACATCATTAGTCCACTAGGATTCACCAGCGAAGAAGTTGTAAATGCAATTGAAAAAAACGAAACAGGGTTAAAGGAACATAAAAGATTTAACAATTTGAAGTTTCCAATTACCTCAGCAATAATTTCAAATTCTAAACTTAATGATCAATTTCAGGGTTATTTCAATCCAAGGAATTTTACAAAATTGGAGAAAGCCATGGTGCTTTCAGTTAAATCTGTCCTAGACCAATCTAATATTGAAATCACTGATCGTCTTGGCTTAATTATCTCTACAACTAAGGGCAATATAGATGTTTTAGATAACACATCTTCATTTTCTGAAGAGCGGGTTTATCTTTGGAAATTAGGGGAAATAATTACCGAACAGCTAGCCCTCAAAAATGAACCTATTATACTATCAAATGCATGTATTTCTGGCCTAGCTTCCCTTTTGGCAGCCAAAAGGTTAATCGAAAATTCCGTTTATGATGATATTATAGTTGTTGCCGGCGATTTGGTAACACCTTTTGTTTTAACAGGTTTTAATTCCTTCCAAGCCCTTGCTCCAAATATATGCAAGCCATATTCACAAGACCGTTGTGGTATAAATTTAGGAGAGGCAGCTTGTGCAGCATTAGTAACTTCAAAAACATCTAATCTTACTAATGAAGCATTAGAAATTATTTCGGGCGCATCTTTAAATGATGCAAACCATATTTCTGGTCCATCTCGAACAGGTGAAGGATTGTACCGATCAGTTAAGAGTGCTTTAAAAACTGCAAATGAATCGATAGGCCCTATTGATTATATCTCTGCCCATGGAACAGCAACTGAGTTTAATGATGAGATGGAAGCAATTGCCTTTAACAGATTAGGTTTACAAAAGGTCCCGCTTAACAGTTTAAAGGGTTATTTTGGACATACTTTAGGTGCTTCGGGACTTTTGGAGACGATTGTTGGGATGCATTCTCTCAACAGAAATATGCTGTATGAAACCCATGGATTTAGCTCAATTGGGTTATCCAAGTCTTTAAATGTTATTTCTGAAACCAAAAAAGAAAAATTAACAACCATGCTGAAAACCTCTTCAGGTTTCGGTGGCTGTAATGCAGCCGTTATATTTAAAAAATACAATACCTAA
- a CDS encoding methyltransferase, with the protein MPDAKHKAIDAIQRAHQIAFAPFIFQTVISLRKLEILDLIFEHESEGGITIKSLSEKSEVDLYGLGVLLELAETMEIVLKNEEGKFQLSKIGYFLNFNESIIANLNFANDVCYKGLYHLPESVSKGTPEGLKELGNYQSIYQGLPTLPHNARNSWFRFDHFYSDEIFDEALEKVYRNCPKDLFDVGANTGRFALKVLQKYPETNLSLIDLPGQLEAAKKNLEQHGLFDKVNFIEIDWLGENPKLTKNADAIWMSQFLDCFSESEIISILKVCSNHLNSEGQLFIVETLTDRQRFPSAKMALEATSLYFTALANGNSKMYSSEVLKKLVEKSGLEVVEDLPLGDFHTMFVCQLKK; encoded by the coding sequence ATGCCAGATGCAAAACATAAGGCTATCGACGCCATCCAAAGGGCACATCAAATTGCATTTGCACCCTTTATTTTTCAAACAGTTATTTCTTTAAGGAAACTAGAAATTCTTGATTTAATTTTTGAACATGAGTCAGAAGGAGGCATAACAATAAAAAGTCTCAGTGAAAAATCAGAAGTTGATCTTTATGGTTTGGGTGTACTTCTAGAATTGGCTGAAACGATGGAAATCGTCCTAAAAAATGAGGAAGGCAAATTTCAACTTAGCAAAATTGGTTATTTCTTGAACTTCAACGAATCTATAATAGCCAATTTAAATTTTGCAAATGATGTTTGTTACAAAGGGCTATACCATCTGCCAGAATCAGTTTCCAAAGGAACTCCGGAGGGTTTAAAGGAATTAGGTAATTACCAATCTATATACCAAGGCCTTCCAACATTACCCCATAATGCGAGAAATTCATGGTTTCGTTTTGACCATTTTTATTCTGATGAAATTTTTGATGAGGCCTTAGAAAAAGTATATAGGAATTGCCCAAAAGACCTATTTGATGTTGGCGCTAATACGGGGCGTTTTGCGTTAAAAGTGTTACAAAAATATCCGGAAACTAACCTATCTTTAATTGACTTACCTGGACAACTTGAGGCAGCCAAAAAAAATCTCGAACAGCATGGATTATTCGATAAGGTAAATTTTATCGAAATTGATTGGTTGGGTGAGAATCCAAAATTGACCAAAAACGCTGATGCAATTTGGATGAGTCAATTTTTAGATTGTTTTTCGGAATCCGAAATTATTTCAATATTGAAAGTCTGTAGTAACCATCTCAATTCTGAAGGTCAACTTTTTATTGTGGAAACTCTTACCGATCGCCAACGGTTTCCATCGGCCAAAATGGCTTTAGAAGCAACCTCACTATACTTTACGGCATTAGCAAACGGAAACAGCAAAATGTACTCTTCCGAAGTTTTAAAAAAATTAGTGGAGAAATCAGGGTTGGAGGTTGTTGAAGACTTACCCCTAGGTGATTTCCATACAATGTTTGTTTGCCAATTAAAAAAATAA
- a CDS encoding phosphopantetheine-binding protein, producing MSTLQEELKYKIIDQLNLEDLSVEDIDNNDALFGDGLGLDSIDALELIVMLDKDYGIKITDPKKGKEIFSSINVLAEFIEQNRQK from the coding sequence ATGAGCACGCTGCAAGAAGAACTGAAGTATAAGATTATTGATCAACTGAATTTAGAAGACCTGTCTGTTGAAGATATAGACAATAACGACGCCCTTTTTGGCGATGGTCTTGGATTAGATTCTATTGATGCTTTGGAATTAATTGTGATGTTAGACAAGGATTATGGTATAAAAATAACGGATCCTAAGAAAGGCAAGGAAATTTTTTCCTCAATTAATGTTTTAGCAGAATTCATTGAGCAAAACAGACAAAAATAG
- the fabG gene encoding 3-oxoacyl-ACP reductase FabG — translation MEGNLTKYALVTGASRGIGRAIAIQLARDTDYGILINYSSNKDAALETLRIINDLGNDAELIPFDVADLDASKNAITNWQNTNEKATIEVLVNNAGVKADQLMLWMEVSEWNRVIDTNLHGFFNVTKPILEKMLLNRYGRIINVVSLSGLKGNSGQTNYSAAKGAIIAATKSLSQEVGKRNITVNAVAPGFITTDMTEGLNENDLKKLIPLNRFGKPEEVAYLVSFLASPKASYITGEVININGGIYS, via the coding sequence ATGGAAGGTAATCTAACTAAATACGCTTTGGTAACTGGCGCCTCTAGAGGCATTGGTAGGGCCATTGCAATTCAATTGGCAAGGGATACAGACTATGGCATTTTAATTAATTACAGTTCTAACAAAGATGCCGCTCTTGAAACCTTAAGAATTATAAATGATTTGGGAAATGATGCAGAATTAATACCATTTGATGTTGCAGATTTAGATGCGTCCAAAAATGCTATAACTAATTGGCAAAATACCAATGAAAAAGCAACTATTGAAGTTTTAGTAAACAATGCCGGAGTTAAAGCGGATCAATTAATGTTATGGATGGAGGTTTCTGAATGGAATAGAGTAATAGACACTAACCTTCATGGCTTTTTCAACGTAACAAAGCCTATTTTAGAAAAGATGCTTCTAAATCGATATGGACGCATCATAAATGTTGTTTCGCTATCAGGTCTAAAAGGAAATTCTGGACAAACGAATTATTCTGCGGCCAAGGGAGCTATCATTGCGGCCACTAAATCACTTTCACAGGAAGTTGGAAAACGCAACATCACAGTGAATGCAGTTGCTCCTGGTTTTATTACAACAGACATGACAGAAGGTTTGAATGAGAACGATTTAAAAAAATTAATTCCCTTAAATCGTTTCGGCAAGCCTGAAGAAGTGGCTTATTTAGTAAGCTTTCTCGCCTCCCCTAAGGCTAGTTATATTACAGGGGAAGTGATAAATATTAATGGCGGTATTTACTCCTAA
- a CDS encoding 3-oxoacyl-ACP synthase, whose translation MSKLAFLSSELVLKDQKTTQIDLVFCNSAASLQIDRKHASTIKESNYEYANPSVFVYTLPNICLGEISIRNSFLTENVFFIQKAFDPSKIHPYTESLLSRAESDKVLCGWVEIDGDNYESLLYLVSKEGIILHTPNEIKQIYEHAARRTEV comes from the coding sequence TTGAGTAAACTCGCGTTCTTAAGTTCAGAACTTGTTTTAAAGGATCAAAAAACCACACAAATTGATCTGGTATTCTGCAATAGTGCGGCAAGTTTACAAATAGATCGAAAACATGCTTCAACCATTAAAGAATCTAATTATGAATATGCAAATCCTTCCGTTTTTGTTTATACACTTCCTAATATTTGTTTAGGTGAAATAAGTATTAGAAATTCATTTCTCACAGAAAATGTCTTCTTCATTCAAAAAGCCTTTGATCCGTCTAAAATTCATCCGTATACCGAAAGTTTATTGAGCAGAGCAGAATCTGACAAAGTTTTATGTGGATGGGTGGAAATTGATGGTGATAATTATGAATCTCTTTTATATTTAGTTTCTAAAGAAGGCATTATATTGCATACCCCAAACGAAATTAAACAGATTTATGAGCACGCTGCAAGAAGAACTGAAGTATAA
- a CDS encoding beta-ketoacyl-[acyl-carrier-protein] synthase family protein — protein sequence MSKTDKNSPDIKVGIIGLGIISAIGNSVGENTKSLFNLTTGIGKISHLNSKHSKTFPAGEINLSNEQLIEKLNLPKENNYSRTALLGLHAAKEAIINADLSADELTETALISSTTVGGMDMTEKYLKRFSTDNSVQNYLLSHKAADSTNKIAKELGIMGFSTTISTACSSSANAVMLGAKLIKSGKVKRAIVGGTDALSKFTINGFNSLKILSEEPCAPFDDNRKGLNLGEGAAYLVLEATTKDHLSDRQLLGYVSGYGNANDAYHQTASSENGDGAYLAMRAALKEAQLKATDIDYVNAHGTATQNNDLSESIALLRLFDKNVPNFSSTKSLTGHTLAAAGAIEAVFCILALNKQIAPGNLNFLHPITETKLNPIVKGIPASITNILSNSFGFGGNCTSLIFSKA from the coding sequence TTGAGCAAAACAGACAAAAATAGCCCTGACATAAAAGTTGGTATTATTGGTTTGGGAATTATTTCCGCCATCGGAAATTCAGTTGGCGAGAATACTAAATCACTTTTTAATTTAACTACAGGCATAGGAAAAATCTCCCACTTAAATTCCAAGCATTCAAAAACATTCCCTGCTGGAGAAATTAATCTAAGTAACGAACAGTTAATTGAAAAACTTAATCTTCCTAAGGAAAATAATTATAGCCGCACAGCTCTTTTAGGTTTGCATGCTGCCAAAGAGGCCATAATAAATGCTGATTTATCTGCGGATGAACTTACGGAAACTGCCCTAATTTCTTCCACCACGGTCGGAGGAATGGATATGACAGAAAAATATCTGAAGCGGTTTTCAACCGACAATAGTGTTCAAAATTATTTATTAAGCCATAAGGCCGCAGACAGCACCAATAAAATAGCTAAGGAATTGGGAATAATGGGTTTTTCTACAACAATAAGTACGGCTTGTTCATCTTCTGCCAATGCCGTTATGCTGGGAGCCAAATTAATTAAGAGCGGAAAGGTTAAACGGGCTATAGTAGGTGGAACCGATGCTCTTTCAAAGTTTACAATTAATGGGTTTAACAGTTTAAAAATCCTGTCTGAAGAGCCATGTGCCCCTTTCGATGATAATAGAAAAGGACTCAATTTAGGAGAAGGGGCTGCTTATTTAGTACTGGAAGCAACAACCAAAGACCACCTTTCGGACAGACAATTACTTGGATATGTTAGTGGTTACGGAAATGCCAATGATGCTTACCATCAAACTGCTTCTTCAGAAAATGGTGACGGGGCATATTTGGCAATGAGAGCCGCTTTAAAAGAAGCCCAATTAAAGGCCACAGACATCGATTACGTAAACGCACATGGAACCGCAACACAGAATAATGATTTGTCCGAAAGTATAGCATTATTAAGACTCTTCGACAAAAATGTGCCTAATTTCAGTTCTACTAAATCCCTTACTGGCCATACGCTTGCTGCAGCTGGAGCAATAGAGGCGGTTTTCTGTATCCTCGCTCTCAATAAGCAAATAGCCCCTGGAAATCTTAATTTTTTACATCCAATCACAGAAACAAAACTAAATCCGATAGTGAAAGGCATTCCTGCATCTATCACGAATATTCTTTCAAACTCATTTGGTTTCGGCGGAAATTGCACATCTTTAATATTTTCTAAGGCATGA
- a CDS encoding acyl-CoA thioesterase, which translates to MNDLFEIEKIRVQFNETDALGIVWHGNYLKYFEAAREAFGRKYNMGYNTAKKNGFATPIVKSNVEHKLPLYFDEVFSVRAIYIPESAAKLKFRYEIRNEQNQLVCIGQTTQVFTDLSSGELSLVNPEFYDQWKLRYNV; encoded by the coding sequence GTGAATGATTTATTCGAAATAGAAAAAATTAGAGTTCAGTTCAATGAAACTGATGCTTTAGGAATTGTATGGCATGGTAATTATTTAAAATATTTTGAAGCAGCACGTGAAGCATTTGGTCGTAAATATAATATGGGCTACAATACTGCCAAAAAGAACGGTTTTGCCACGCCAATAGTAAAAAGTAACGTTGAACATAAACTCCCCTTATATTTTGATGAAGTATTTTCCGTTCGCGCTATTTATATTCCTGAATCTGCCGCCAAATTAAAATTTCGTTATGAAATCAGAAACGAACAAAATCAATTGGTTTGTATAGGGCAAACTACTCAAGTTTTTACAGATTTAAGTTCAGGAGAACTTTCATTAGTAAATCCAGAATTTTATGATCAATGGAAACTAAGGTATAATGTTTAG
- a CDS encoding lysophospholipid acyltransferase family protein — translation MEVEWDGKSRGTVLGFKIFIFFIKHFGINAAYLLMHLPVPYFCLFSGKNVRGLYYYFRKRHKYSMLKTCYGIYKCYFEFGKTLIDKVAISSGLRSNYTFQFEGHENIIEVLKEHKGGILISAHVGNFELAQHFFKEQIADSPISIVITDQDHQEIKDYLEPYLQRKTANLIVVKEDMSHIFEINAALGKNRIVCIAGDRFMPGGKFFESELLAKKAKFPSGPFILAEKLRIPVLFVYVMRERNKHYHLYAQKVDSNSKSAEELLDIFTTHLQKMINKYPYQWFNFYDFWEDRN, via the coding sequence ATGGAAGTGGAGTGGGATGGAAAATCAAGAGGAACCGTACTCGGTTTCAAGATTTTTATCTTTTTTATCAAACATTTCGGTATTAATGCAGCCTATTTATTGATGCATCTTCCCGTCCCATATTTCTGTCTTTTTTCAGGCAAGAATGTTAGGGGCTTATATTATTATTTCCGTAAAAGGCATAAATATTCAATGCTTAAAACTTGTTACGGCATATACAAGTGTTATTTTGAATTTGGAAAAACATTGATAGACAAGGTTGCAATATCGTCTGGCCTTCGCAGTAATTATACCTTTCAATTCGAAGGACACGAAAATATAATTGAAGTACTAAAAGAGCATAAGGGTGGAATTCTCATAAGTGCCCATGTTGGAAACTTTGAGTTGGCCCAACATTTTTTTAAGGAACAAATTGCTGATTCCCCAATAAGTATTGTAATAACAGACCAAGACCACCAGGAGATAAAGGATTATTTAGAGCCGTATCTTCAACGAAAAACTGCTAACCTGATAGTTGTTAAAGAAGATATGTCTCACATCTTTGAAATAAATGCAGCCCTGGGGAAAAATAGAATTGTTTGTATTGCAGGAGACCGATTTATGCCAGGCGGTAAATTTTTCGAAAGTGAGTTATTAGCCAAGAAAGCAAAATTTCCGTCTGGACCTTTTATCCTGGCGGAAAAATTAAGAATACCGGTTCTTTTTGTATATGTAATGCGCGAACGAAATAAACATTACCACCTATATGCCCAAAAAGTTGATTCAAATTCCAAATCAGCCGAGGAACTTTTAGATATCTTTACAACGCATCTCCAAAAAATGATAAATAAATACCCTTATCAATGGTTTAATTTTTATGATTTTTGGGAAGACAGAAATTAA
- a CDS encoding beta-ketoacyl synthase chain length factor, producing the protein MKALYIKNAFAISPQATTSDRLERLEVLNGDFIHAQPINYKELIPPMSLRRMSTSVKIGLGCSLNVLKDSDCSMPDAIISSTGMGCLEDTEKFLNNILEQHEELLTPTSFIQSTHNTISAQIALHLKCKAYNNTFSHASISFESALIDSQLFVEENSNSNVLVGGVDEIGSELIPLTKELEQDIQIPFSEGGAFFLLTDNTPENLPCIKDVITYNSLSEIQLKKCTEKFLELNGLNPSSIDLLILGSNGDNFDVYYSQMKHLFPENLMALNYKNYFGEHFSASALATFLGYLILKNQKMPGRSLPKPIKNILIYNQFKGKDHGFILMSI; encoded by the coding sequence ATGAAAGCACTTTATATAAAAAATGCTTTTGCAATTTCGCCACAAGCCACCACTTCCGATAGACTTGAAAGATTGGAAGTTTTAAATGGTGATTTCATACATGCACAACCAATAAATTATAAGGAATTGATTCCCCCAATGTCTTTAAGGCGGATGTCAACCTCGGTTAAAATTGGTTTGGGTTGCAGTCTAAATGTTTTAAAAGACAGTGATTGTAGTATGCCGGATGCAATTATTTCCTCCACAGGAATGGGCTGTTTAGAGGACACTGAGAAATTTTTAAATAACATACTTGAACAACATGAAGAATTACTAACTCCAACATCCTTCATTCAATCAACCCACAATACCATCAGTGCCCAAATTGCCCTACACTTAAAATGTAAAGCATATAACAATACTTTTTCACATGCATCAATATCTTTTGAATCTGCATTAATCGACAGCCAATTATTTGTGGAAGAAAATTCCAATTCAAATGTACTTGTTGGTGGTGTTGATGAAATCGGTTCAGAATTAATACCACTTACCAAGGAATTAGAACAAGACATACAAATACCATTTTCTGAAGGGGGAGCATTTTTCTTGTTAACAGATAATACTCCGGAGAATTTACCCTGCATTAAGGACGTGATTACTTATAACAGTTTAAGTGAGATACAATTAAAAAAATGTACAGAGAAATTCTTAGAGTTAAATGGTCTTAACCCAAGTTCTATTGATTTATTAATTTTAGGTTCAAACGGAGATAATTTTGATGTCTATTATAGCCAAATGAAACATTTATTCCCGGAAAATTTAATGGCTTTGAATTATAAAAATTATTTCGGAGAGCATTTTTCGGCAAGTGCTTTGGCAACATTTTTAGGCTATTTAATTTTAAAAAATCAAAAAATGCCCGGTAGGTCTTTACCCAAACCTATTAAGAATATCTTGATATACAATCAATTTAAAGGTAAGGATCATGGATTTATTTTAATGTCGATATGA